The genome window TTTCGCGTTGCACCCGCAAGCAGTGACGGCGCTCATCGAATGCGGCGAACTCATCGGCATCGACAAAGGCGCTGGCAGTCGCGCCCGCTGGTTCATCACCCGCCAATCCGCAGAGGCGTTCATCTGCCGCCGGATTCTGGGGATTTCATCCAAGAGAGAAAGGAGCCTGTCATGATCACCATGAATCATCAACGCGTAGCGTGCGCGGTCACGCTGTGCGAACTGGCGCAAACGGCGCTGTGGAAAGCGATTCGCCTGATCGACGAGGCGGTGACGGAACTTGCGCCGGAATTGAAATTCGGCAACGACCCAGCCACCACCGACGGCGCCGCGCTCGAGCGGTTCGGCAAGGAACTCGCCGATTACCAAAAAGCGCTACTTCACGCGGACCTCTACGCGCCGCATTGCGGAGAGGCAATTACCGCGCTGAAAAACGTTATCAGAGCGCTTCCGGACGGAAGCCGGAATGACCGCGCGGGCAAAAAAGGATTGTCGCCGATGAAAACGATTGCCGCTGAAAACCTCTCCGCCGCGATTCGCTAAGATGTCCGCAAGCGTCCAATCGACCGAAAATTTCTGCGTAAGTCGTTCATTATCAACAAAACTTCCGGACATTATGTCCGTTTTAGTCCGCTATGCCAAACAATTGCGCAACCAGCTCGAGCGGGTGCGCGCGGCGGACTTGGATGCCGCGAATCGGGCTGTGTCGATCGGGCTGATTCTCTGCCGCGCGAAAGCGCTCCTCCCGAAGGGAGAATTCGGCGACTGGCTCAAGAGCCTGCTGGGCGAAGGGTACAGCGAGCGGCACGCGCGGCGTTGCATGCGGCTGGGCGAATGGGTTTTGAAGCAAAAACCGGAGTTTGAGGCATTACTCATGGCCTGCGAAGCAGGTGATGAGCATGCGCAAGATGTGCTCGATTTGCAGATTCTGGAGTTCGTCGCCGGTAGGACGCAGACGGAGCTGTTTGTGGCCGCCGGCGTCCTCCGTCATTCGCCCGCCGGCGGCGCGCGAGAGGCGGAAAGGCGCTGTTCACCTGAACAGCGCGCACGGGAGACGTGGAATGGAATTTGCGGAACCATTCATCAATGCCTGCGCGACCGAGACTATGAACGGCTGACGCGCGCGGAAATCGAAGCGGCCATATCGTATTTGCAAGAGGCCTACAAGGCACTGCTGGCCTATCTGCGCGAGGCTCGCAAAGGAGGATGATATGCCTACCTTTCGCGTTACCGATCACCACGAGGTTTTTTTCTCCCTGCCGGCG of candidate division KSB1 bacterium contains these proteins:
- a CDS encoding DUF3102 domain-containing protein; this translates as MSVLVRYAKQLRNQLERVRAADLDAANRAVSIGLILCRAKALLPKGEFGDWLKSLLGEGYSERHARRCMRLGEWVLKQKPEFEALLMACEAGDEHAQDVLDLQILEFVAGRTQTELFVAAGVLRHSPAGGAREAERRCSPEQRARETWNGICGTIHQCLRDRDYERLTRAEIEAAISYLQEAYKALLAYLREARKGG